One window from the genome of Candidatus Zixiibacteriota bacterium encodes:
- a CDS encoding dockerin type I repeat-containing protein, which yields MKACVRAALLAGVAALASTAGASRLTDLTGWWRVIEDNGHFIRLVQQGVDVTILDGDGTLIAPGVFANDTLWAYPTPADTVILVYHGDTLSGLNEEGNPMTIVRYPVDLNGWWANVDGGREIPRFVHEGSAVQLWMDTDTSTWFVADGTFANDTVLLDLPPELGGALTLIYRADTLGGMGGPDADSIILARSPYGKWMPIRCGTVAIGGDFEDWPYMYLMAQDRRDDGTSTPAAELDRVYLCHDSDYYYFRIECVGDAAFPHSGTLWDRYSIVWYISGTDSTCSIRIESTWEMYFWNNMTQQETMLEPPAVSGRVIEGRIPLELLGRLAEEAEVSVRSAYYDWDFGWLSYDEIQFNAARQACGADPARLTPQPQYAFLSNAVTPVMDTLVIGNLPDRAAGDIRLSSLRVNGAVQPTVCAGHLKCPGFAGSVVTALFPARTFLQGYGLVWDTARAPYTVTGEFRDGAPVNIEGEVTIIGHRSGDVNGDGTASVADVTFLVGYVFRGGRAPQPVELGDVDCDGGITVTDLSSLVAYLLRGGPPPCAR from the coding sequence ATGAAAGCATGCGTGCGGGCCGCCCTCCTGGCGGGGGTCGCGGCGCTTGCGAGCACGGCCGGGGCGAGCCGGCTCACGGATCTCACGGGCTGGTGGAGGGTGATCGAGGACAACGGGCATTTCATCCGGTTGGTGCAGCAGGGGGTCGATGTCACTATACTCGACGGGGACGGGACACTCATCGCCCCGGGCGTCTTTGCCAACGATACGCTGTGGGCCTACCCGACGCCTGCCGACACGGTGATTCTCGTGTACCATGGGGACACGCTGAGCGGTCTGAACGAGGAAGGGAATCCCATGACGATCGTCAGGTACCCGGTGGATCTCAACGGGTGGTGGGCGAATGTCGACGGAGGGAGGGAAATTCCGAGGTTTGTCCACGAGGGCTCGGCGGTGCAGCTCTGGATGGATACCGATACCTCGACCTGGTTTGTCGCCGACGGCACGTTTGCGAATGATACGGTTCTGCTTGACCTGCCGCCGGAGCTGGGTGGCGCGCTGACCCTGATCTACCGGGCGGACACGCTTGGCGGCATGGGGGGACCGGACGCGGATTCCATCATTCTGGCGCGCTCGCCCTACGGAAAGTGGATGCCGATTCGGTGCGGAACAGTTGCCATTGGGGGAGATTTCGAAGACTGGCCATACATGTATCTCATGGCTCAGGACAGGCGCGATGACGGGACCAGCACCCCGGCGGCCGAACTGGATCGGGTCTATCTCTGCCATGATTCGGACTACTACTACTTCCGGATAGAATGTGTCGGCGACGCCGCCTTTCCGCACAGCGGGACGCTCTGGGACCGCTATTCGATTGTCTGGTATATTAGCGGTACCGACAGTACGTGCAGCATCAGAATCGAGTCCACCTGGGAAATGTACTTCTGGAACAACATGACGCAGCAGGAAACGATGCTCGAACCGCCGGCGGTGTCGGGTCGCGTCATCGAGGGAAGGATACCGCTTGAGCTGCTCGGTCGCCTTGCGGAAGAAGCGGAAGTGTCCGTCAGGTCGGCGTACTACGACTGGGATTTCGGGTGGCTGTCGTACGATGAGATTCAATTCAATGCGGCCCGGCAAGCGTGCGGGGCCGATCCCGCGCGGCTGACCCCGCAGCCGCAGTATGCTTTCCTGTCAAACGCCGTGACACCCGTCATGGATACGCTCGTTATCGGCAACCTGCCGGACCGCGCCGCCGGCGACATTCGGCTGAGCTCTCTGCGGGTCAACGGAGCTGTCCAGCCGACGGTCTGCGCGGGGCACTTGAAATGCCCGGGGTTCGCGGGCAGCGTGGTGACAGCGCTTTTTCCCGCCCGGACGTTTCTCCAGGGGTACGGACTGGTCTGGGACACGGCCCGGGCGCCATACACGGTGACGGGGGAATTCCGGGACGGTGCGCCGGTGAATATCGAAGGCGAGGTTACGATAATCGGCCACCGGTCGGGGGACGTGAACGGGGATGGGACGGCAAGCGTGGCGGATGTGACGTTCCTGGTCGGGTACGTTTTTCGCGGCGGCCGGGCGCCGCAGCCGGTCGAGTTGGGGGATGTGGACTGCGACGGGGGAATTACGGTCACCGATCTCAGCAGCCTGGTTGCATATCTCCTGCGGGGCGGTCCGCCCCCGTGCGCTCGCTAG
- a CDS encoding serine/threonine protein kinase: MLVYAVVTAYRTWLVALLLAAVIVAAVKPAVEVGVRQVLPPVRQSKMLGLVKREKPRPAALAVTRLLMLAAWAGVGGVVFLRWRRELPDRLAAAEACARRWEHEAERLAETAPDRSRRLYRAALVLTLDREARRRVQARLCAPGGAADAAATCAATPADTLAPPTRAGAEGPAPPGLDRRYRLEEKLGQGAMGIVYRGHDQVLDRPVALKRLAARLVGESVYSERFRQEARALARLSHPHIVQVFDLIAVGEEIWMVLEYLDGGSLADYLKTHGRLEPAEAARMICGIADGLAVAHREGIIHRDIKPANILLTADRRAKLSDFGIAKLAREATLTQAGSTLGSPAYMSPEQCSGEGLDERSDIYSLGITLYELLAGRPPFAGETSGILAQHLVGDPAPLAQWAPGVPEPLDRLVRLMLAKRREDRPQMMAEVAAALDGWTERTAPVPGA, translated from the coding sequence GTGCTCGTTTATGCTGTGGTCACCGCATATCGAACCTGGCTGGTCGCGCTGCTGCTGGCGGCCGTGATAGTGGCGGCGGTGAAGCCGGCGGTGGAAGTCGGCGTCCGGCAGGTTCTCCCCCCGGTCAGACAGAGCAAGATGCTCGGGCTGGTGAAGCGGGAGAAGCCTCGTCCGGCGGCTCTCGCGGTCACGCGCCTGCTCATGCTGGCGGCCTGGGCGGGCGTCGGCGGGGTCGTGTTTCTCCGGTGGCGCCGCGAATTGCCGGACCGGCTCGCCGCGGCGGAGGCATGTGCCCGCCGGTGGGAGCACGAGGCCGAGCGTCTGGCCGAAACGGCGCCCGATCGCAGCCGGCGGCTGTATCGGGCCGCGCTGGTGCTGACGCTCGATCGGGAGGCCCGGCGGCGGGTGCAGGCCCGGCTGTGCGCTCCGGGCGGAGCGGCCGATGCCGCCGCGACATGCGCCGCGACCCCGGCGGACACCTTGGCCCCGCCCACCCGGGCGGGCGCGGAAGGGCCGGCGCCGCCGGGTCTCGACCGCCGCTACCGGTTGGAGGAGAAACTCGGCCAAGGGGCGATGGGCATAGTCTATCGCGGCCATGACCAGGTGCTCGACCGCCCGGTGGCGCTCAAGCGGCTCGCCGCGCGGCTCGTCGGCGAGTCGGTCTACAGCGAGCGCTTCCGCCAGGAGGCGCGGGCGCTGGCCCGGCTGTCGCACCCGCACATCGTGCAGGTGTTCGACCTCATTGCGGTCGGCGAAGAGATCTGGATGGTGCTTGAGTACCTCGACGGGGGTTCGCTCGCGGATTATCTGAAAACGCACGGGCGCCTCGAGCCGGCCGAGGCGGCGCGGATGATCTGCGGGATCGCCGACGGATTGGCGGTAGCGCACCGAGAGGGAATCATCCACCGCGATATCAAGCCGGCCAACATCCTGCTGACCGCCGACCGGCGGGCCAAGCTCTCGGATTTCGGCATCGCCAAGCTGGCTCGCGAGGCGACGCTGACACAAGCGGGATCGACCCTCGGCTCACCCGCCTACATGAGCCCCGAGCAGTGCAGCGGCGAGGGGCTCGACGAGCGGTCCGACATCTACTCCCTCGGCATCACCCTGTACGAGCTGCTGGCGGGGCGGCCGCCGTTCGCCGGAGAGACGAGCGGCATACTCGCGCAGCACCTGGTGGGCGACCCGGCGCCGCTGGCGCAGTGGGCGCCGGGCGTACCGGAACCGCTCGATCGACTGGTGCGGCTCATGTTGGCGAAGCGGCGCGAGGATCGCCCGCAGATGATGGCCGAAGTCGCGGCGGCGCTGGACGGCTGGACCGAAAGGACCGCTCCCGTGCCCGGCGCCTGA
- the gyrA gene encoding DNA gyrase subunit A has product MTMERQKIETIFLEEEMKHSYLDYSMSVITNRALPDIRDGLKPSNRRILVAMNDLNLAPGRPHRKCAKICGDTSGNYHPHGEQVVYPTLVRMAQDFNMRYPLVDGQGNFGSIDGDGAAAMRYTEARLTPMAMEMLDDLKKETVDFMPNYDSTREEPVVLPAKFPNLLCNGTSGIAVGMATNIPPHNLNEIAEAIIRVIDDPECTNDDLMEIVPGPDFPTGGIINGRDGIREAYRTGKGHVYVRARAAIERMKNGKDAIIVSEIPFQVNKTNLLEKIAELVRDKKIDGIADLRDESDRDGMRIFIELKRDIPPDVVLNQLFTHTTMQTTFSVNMLGLDHGVPKQMSLKQLIRAFVDHRHEVVVRRTQYDLRKAEERAHILEGYRIALDHIDEVIALIRKSKDTPTAHAGLMKKFGLSDVQATAILEMRLQRLTGLERQKIEDEYRELIQKISEYRAILESQALRMQIVKDETRGLAEKYGDARRTEIQDAAEELSVEDLIAEEEMVITISHQGYVKRLSVSGYRRQQRGGMGVRGIETKEDDWAEHLFVASTHDYVLFFSNKGRCYWVKVHEIPVGGRLAKGKPIVNLVQMEKDENITAFTRVRDFSPDRFVVFATRQGVVKKVALDSFSHPRVTGVNAITLPVEDELIEACLSDGTYDIILATRKGMAIRFKEEKVRAMGRTAYGVKGITLGKKDYTIGMVVVKRDSTILTVCENGYGKRTSVDEYRITNRGGKGIINIKSSERNGEVVAIKEVLDQDELILITRKGVTCRTAVKGISVIGRNTQGVRLMQLRDDDTVIDVAHVVTDESQ; this is encoded by the coding sequence ATGACAATGGAGCGGCAAAAGATAGAGACGATCTTCCTCGAAGAGGAGATGAAGCACTCCTACCTGGATTACTCGATGTCGGTGATCACCAATCGGGCGCTGCCCGACATCCGCGACGGGCTTAAGCCGTCGAACCGACGCATCCTGGTGGCGATGAACGATCTGAATTTGGCGCCCGGACGGCCGCACCGTAAGTGCGCCAAGATCTGCGGCGACACCTCGGGAAATTACCATCCCCACGGCGAGCAGGTGGTGTACCCGACGCTCGTGCGCATGGCGCAGGATTTCAACATGCGCTATCCGCTGGTGGACGGCCAGGGAAACTTTGGCTCGATCGACGGCGACGGCGCGGCGGCCATGCGGTACACGGAAGCCCGCCTGACACCGATGGCGATGGAGATGCTCGACGATCTGAAAAAAGAGACCGTCGACTTCATGCCCAACTACGACAGCACGCGGGAGGAGCCGGTGGTCCTGCCGGCCAAGTTCCCCAATCTCCTGTGCAACGGCACCTCCGGCATCGCCGTAGGCATGGCGACCAACATTCCGCCGCACAACCTCAACGAGATCGCCGAGGCCATCATCCGCGTGATCGACGATCCCGAGTGTACGAACGACGACCTCATGGAGATTGTCCCCGGCCCCGATTTCCCCACCGGCGGGATCATCAACGGCCGCGACGGCATCCGCGAGGCCTACCGCACCGGCAAGGGGCACGTGTACGTGCGCGCCCGCGCCGCCATCGAGCGCATGAAGAACGGCAAGGACGCCATCATCGTCTCCGAAATCCCCTTCCAGGTCAACAAGACCAACCTGCTGGAGAAGATCGCCGAGCTTGTGCGCGACAAGAAGATCGACGGCATCGCCGACCTCCGCGACGAGTCCGACCGCGACGGCATGCGCATTTTCATCGAGCTCAAGCGCGACATTCCGCCCGACGTCGTCCTCAACCAGCTCTTCACCCACACGACCATGCAGACCACCTTCTCGGTCAACATGCTCGGGCTCGACCACGGCGTGCCGAAACAGATGAGCCTCAAACAGCTCATCCGGGCGTTTGTCGACCACCGCCACGAAGTGGTCGTGCGGCGCACCCAGTACGACCTGCGCAAGGCCGAGGAGCGGGCCCACATCCTCGAGGGCTACCGCATCGCGCTGGACCACATCGACGAAGTCATCGCCCTCATCCGGAAGTCGAAAGACACGCCGACCGCGCACGCCGGGCTGATGAAGAAGTTCGGCCTGTCGGACGTCCAGGCGACCGCGATCCTCGAGATGCGCCTCCAGCGCCTCACCGGCCTCGAGCGGCAGAAGATCGAGGACGAGTACCGCGAGCTGATCCAGAAGATCTCCGAGTACCGCGCCATTCTGGAGTCCCAGGCGCTCCGCATGCAGATCGTCAAGGATGAAACGCGCGGCCTGGCGGAGAAGTACGGCGACGCCCGGCGCACCGAGATCCAGGACGCGGCCGAGGAGCTCAGCGTCGAGGACCTCATCGCCGAAGAGGAAATGGTCATCACCATCTCCCACCAGGGCTACGTCAAGCGCCTCTCGGTGAGCGGCTACCGGCGCCAGCAGCGCGGCGGCATGGGCGTCCGCGGCATCGAAACCAAAGAGGACGACTGGGCCGAACACCTCTTCGTCGCCTCCACCCACGACTACGTCCTGTTCTTCTCCAACAAGGGCCGCTGCTACTGGGTGAAAGTGCACGAGATCCCGGTGGGCGGGCGGCTGGCCAAGGGCAAGCCGATCGTCAACCTCGTCCAGATGGAGAAAGACGAGAACATCACCGCCTTCACCCGCGTCCGCGACTTCTCCCCCGACCGCTTCGTCGTCTTCGCCACGCGCCAGGGGGTGGTCAAGAAGGTCGCTCTCGACTCATTCTCCCACCCGCGCGTCACCGGCGTCAATGCCATCACCCTCCCGGTCGAGGATGAACTCATCGAGGCCTGTCTCAGCGACGGCACCTACGACATCATCCTGGCCACCCGCAAGGGGATGGCGATCCGCTTCAAAGAGGAGAAAGTCCGCGCCATGGGCCGCACCGCCTACGGCGTCAAGGGGATCACCCTCGGCAAGAAAGACTACACCATCGGGATGGTGGTCGTCAAACGCGACAGCACCATCCTCACGGTCTGCGAGAACGGCTACGGCAAACGGACCTCGGTCGACGAGTACCGCATCACCAACCGCGGCGGCAAGGGCATCATCAACATCAAGAGCAGCGAGCGCAACGGGGAGGTGGTCGCGATCAAGGAGGTCCTCGACCAGGACGAACTGATCCTCATCACCCGCAAGGGCGTGACGTGCCGCACCGCGGTCAAGGGGATCAGCGTCATCGGCCGCAACACCCAGGGCGTGCGGCTCATGCAGCTGCGCGATGACGACACCGTGATCGACGTCGCCCACGTGGTCACCGACGAATCGCAGTGA
- a CDS encoding PGPGW domain-containing protein, with protein sequence MIAGTIRQVRRLVVAVIGFTVLALGVALLVLPGPAFLVIPAGLGILSLEFVWARNLLRRLRRKLTGQPPADPAPPRSTGLGG encoded by the coding sequence ATGATTGCCGGAACGATAAGACAAGTGCGAAGGCTGGTCGTCGCCGTGATCGGTTTCACGGTGCTCGCGCTCGGCGTAGCTCTCCTGGTGCTGCCCGGCCCGGCGTTTCTCGTCATTCCGGCCGGCCTCGGCATCCTCTCCCTTGAGTTCGTGTGGGCGCGCAACCTGCTGCGCCGGCTGCGCCGCAAGCTCACCGGGCAGCCCCCGGCCGACCCTGCGCCCCCGCGCTCCACGGGCCTCGGGGGCTGA
- a CDS encoding TerC family protein — translation METFLQNHYLLYGAFTAFVLGMLALDLGVFHRRDHVVSMRESFAWTAVWIVLALAFMAFVYYRYETVSPGRGTPAALEFLTGYLIEKSLSIDNVFVFLLIFSYFNVAPIYQHRVLFWGILGALVFRAFFIALGALLIAKFHAIIYLFGAFLVFTGIKMAWAKDKQFHPERNPVLRLFRRFVGVTKDYRGKRFFVRAAGRRLATPLFVVLLLVESSDIIFAVDSIPAIFAVTKDPFLVFTANVFAILGLRSLYFALAGVMRLFHHLHYGLSVILVFVGIKMILSDIYKVPIGISLGAVGLIIAVSIAASLVWPKRAVAPGDPPALPEIPA, via the coding sequence ATGGAGACTTTTTTACAGAATCACTATTTGCTCTACGGAGCATTCACCGCTTTTGTGCTCGGGATGCTGGCTCTGGATCTCGGCGTCTTTCACCGGCGCGACCACGTGGTCAGCATGCGGGAGTCGTTTGCCTGGACGGCGGTGTGGATCGTGCTGGCGCTCGCGTTCATGGCGTTCGTGTACTACCGGTACGAGACGGTCTCGCCCGGGCGGGGCACTCCGGCGGCGCTGGAGTTTCTCACCGGCTACCTCATCGAGAAGTCGCTGAGCATCGACAACGTCTTCGTCTTCCTCCTCATCTTCTCGTACTTCAACGTGGCTCCGATATACCAGCACCGGGTGTTGTTCTGGGGGATTCTCGGGGCGCTCGTGTTCCGGGCGTTTTTCATCGCCCTGGGCGCCCTCCTGATCGCGAAATTCCACGCCATCATCTACCTCTTCGGCGCTTTCCTGGTGTTCACGGGGATCAAGATGGCCTGGGCGAAAGACAAGCAGTTCCACCCGGAGCGGAACCCGGTGCTGCGACTCTTTCGGAGGTTCGTCGGGGTCACAAAGGATTACCGGGGGAAGCGCTTTTTCGTCAGAGCGGCGGGCCGCCGGCTGGCGACGCCTTTGTTCGTTGTGCTCCTCCTCGTGGAGTCCAGCGACATCATATTCGCGGTCGATTCGATACCGGCGATTTTCGCGGTGACGAAGGATCCGTTCTTGGTGTTCACGGCCAACGTGTTCGCGATTCTCGGATTGCGCTCGCTCTACTTCGCGCTGGCGGGCGTGATGCGGCTGTTCCACCACCTCCACTACGGCCTGTCGGTCATCCTCGTCTTTGTCGGGATCAAAATGATCCTCTCGGATATCTACAAGGTTCCGATCGGCATCTCTCTGGGGGCGGTGGGACTGATCATCGCGGTGTCGATCGCCGCTTCGCTGGTTTGGCCGAAACGCGCGGTCGCGCCCGGCGATCCGCCGGCCCTGCCCGAGATTCCCGCGTAA
- a CDS encoding helix-turn-helix transcriptional regulator → MAIQIKLDLILVKKKMSLTELAARIGISVTNLSLLKTGKVKGIRFSTLEAICRELECQPGDILEYEPDFV, encoded by the coding sequence GTGGCTATACAGATTAAACTGGACCTGATTCTGGTGAAGAAGAAGATGTCGCTCACCGAACTGGCGGCCCGAATCGGGATATCGGTCACCAACCTCTCGCTTCTGAAAACGGGCAAGGTGAAGGGTATCCGTTTCAGCACGCTCGAGGCGATCTGCCGCGAGCTCGAATGCCAGCCCGGCGACATTCTGGAATACGAACCGGATTTTGTTTAG